The Colletotrichum destructivum chromosome 8, complete sequence genome includes the window GAGTAGGCCAATGACAGAAAGGTAACGAGCGCTACTTTGGGGCCGGTCGAGTGGCCGGTCAGAAAGAGGTGTTGCCACAGCCTCAGTGCATGGGCTGGCTCCGAGCCGGTTTGGAGGATGGCGGGGATGCTGAAAATGGACAACGATGCCGTTACGCCTGGACTCTGCGTCAGCAACTGGCGTTGGCCCCCAATGACATAAGCAGGGGCTACGAATAGAGACCTGGAGAGGGAGGCAGCCTGCTTACCAGCATACCAGGCACACCCAAGGATGCCGGTTGCAGTCGTGATTGTGTTGGTTAAACCGAGTTGCGACATGTTGGTCTCAATAGGGTGTTTGTTAGGTAGAGTGTGAACGTCGAAGGGGGTAACGATTTAACGGCTGATGCGGTGACCAGTACAGAACTTGAAGTCAACCAAACTTTCATGCGATGTGGTCTTCACGGGAATGTGACAAGTTCTGCTTTTTAGGACGATTGCTGTTCTCTTCTATGTTCTGCATTCGTTCCCTACAAGGTCACTTGGGGTCCATCGGGAGCCCTCGCCGACCATGTCGGGGAAATGGCGGACGATGCGAAATGTCCGAATGTCGCCGTCTGCCGCGATCCGTTGGCACCACTGCCGCCGTCAGCGGCACTCCTTCTTAAGCGGCTTGGAACATTCAAAATGGCCGAGCATAGACAGCCGAGAGTAACTTCTTGAGCCTGTCCTCGATGTATTCGGGACCCAATTACCACACCTGCCTTCCATGTCGGTCGTACAAGCTCCGaagggcgggaagggggcgaGGTTCGAAAGTCCGGGATGAGCCCGTTCGTTCCGTTCGTTTGAGGTTGAGTAACTTACCCTCATCCTCATTTACAACAAACTGTGGTATTTCTGGGCTATTGTTTCGACCGTCCGATGCCGTGACCAATGAGTATCGTCTCCTTTCCCCCGTCTTCGCTAGTTTCCTTCCACACCTTGAGCTTCCGGAACCCCCACTTGCCCAGGATCTTCTGGCTGGCAACGTTGTCCGGCTCCGTCACGGCGGTCATGATCTCGTCCACAGTtgcctcgccgccgctccaCCCCCGGACGGTGGCCCCGTCGACGCTGAGTTCGCGCTCCGAGCGGGGCAGAGACCACCAGGCTTCGAGGAAGGCCTGGACGAACTCGGTGGCGTAGCCACTGCCCCAGAAGTCCTTACGAAGCATGTAACCGATCTCGGGCCAGCCAAGCTCGCCGCCAGAGAGATGCTTGcagccgccgatgccgatcCACTCGCCTGTCGACCGCAGGCAGATGGAGAAGTCGTAgttgtcggcgtcgttgggTGGCAGGCACTCGGCTAGCTTGGCCCGCGTCTCGTCCACGTCCGCGTCAAcgcggccggccgccgaccACCTCATGACCTCTGGCTGCGTGCGCAGGACGTGCAGCGACTGCAAATCATCTGGGGAGATGGGCCGCAGGACGAGACGCTCGGTGATGATGGGTTGCCGCGAGGCGTGAGCCGGCAGGGGTATCGTCGGCAGGACGGCTTTTACCGTCACGAAGTCGAGAGGTTGGACGTCCGCCATGTTCACTTTCGTTTCCCCCCATGGCGTGTGTTCTTCCGTCATGCTGATGAGCTGGCTGTGTTGTGAGGTTGTTTACTGTTCTAGATTGCAGAACCTGCAggtgtttttttcttctccttcccttttctcttttcttcttcttcgtctcaGCACCATGCCCATTGCCTATTTTATCTGGTCTTGGGATTAAGTCATCGGCATTGAGTCATCTCATCGTACAAAGGTCCCCAAAACGCCCATGACTATTGCTGACTGAGAGCCTCGGCGCTTGAGCGGCGACGAAACTGGAGAAAGGCTCCGCAAATGAGTCGTACGGAGCGGAGGACGACCGAGGGACGAACGGCCAGCGACATCTTCCTACCCATTATACAGCTCGCTGTATGTACCTGTTTTTAGTGCTGCGCGGAGAATATGCCTACCCTTCTAATATAGACCTTTGACAACGGAACAGCGTGCAGCCCCATTCTCTGGATTTAaacttttcttttctgtcAATATCGTCGAGGTTTCCGCACGGGCTGAGGTGGGGTTTTCGGCGTAGGTAACTAGCTGCACCACCCTAGGAATGTTCCCAGTGTGCCGAATGCAGCTCTCGGACCACCATCCATTTCCAGCCTTCTGGGACCCTCATAGCCCACCCAgaacacacatacacacaaacaGACACACAACACATACCCCCAATCCATTCACTTCGTCTCACACTGTGCCAAGAGTTGTTCATGACACTGAGCGAGAGAAAGTCAACCCTCCAGACTACCTTCCT containing:
- a CDS encoding Putative GNAT domain, acyl-CoA N-acyltransferase, with the protein product MTEEHTPWGETKVNMADVQPLDFVTVKAVLPTIPLPAHASRQPIITERLVLRPISPDDLQSLHVLRTQPEVMRWSAAGRVDADVDETRAKLAECLPPNDADNYDFSICLRSTGEWIGIGGCKHLSGGELGWPEIGYMLRKDFWGSGYATEFVQAFLEAWWSLPRSERELSVDGATVRGWSGGEATVDEIMTAVTEPDNVASQKILGKWGFRKLKVWKETSEDGGKETILIGHGIGRSKQ